A window from Syntrophorhabdus sp. encodes these proteins:
- the rplM gene encoding 50S ribosomal protein L13: MKTYFPKEGEVSNDWYVMNADGVVLGRLAARVAMILRGKTKPVFTPHADTGDFVIVVNADKVKLTGAKLLQKTYQKHSNFPGGLRVTNAKTMLEKKPEEVIYQAVKGMLPKNTLGRKILKKLKVYRGSEHPHKAQMPREISLKEVQGA; this comes from the coding sequence ATGAAGACATATTTTCCAAAAGAAGGCGAAGTTTCGAATGACTGGTACGTAATGAACGCCGACGGTGTGGTGCTGGGAAGGCTCGCCGCCAGGGTTGCCATGATCCTCCGGGGTAAGACGAAGCCGGTCTTCACGCCTCATGCCGACACGGGTGACTTTGTCATCGTCGTCAATGCCGACAAGGTGAAGCTCACGGGAGCGAAGCTCCTGCAAAAGACCTATCAGAAGCACAGCAACTTTCCCGGCGGCCTGCGCGTGACGAACGCGAAGACCATGCTCGAGAAGAAGCCGGAAGAGGTGATCTATCAGGCTGTGAAGGGCATGCTCCCCAAGAACACGCTCGGCAGGAAGATCCTCAAGAAACTGAAAGTGTACAGGGGCAGCGAACATCCGCACAAGGCCCAGATGCCCAGGGAGATATCGTTGAAGGAGGTACAAGGTGCCTGA